Proteins encoded within one genomic window of Flavobacterium sp. NG2:
- a CDS encoding cbb3-type cytochrome c oxidase N-terminal domain-containing protein codes for MKKLFPVYVRVPAIFFIIFGAMEYFIDSGDRAAFIKYPMVAVFLAVFLFLLVAIEITVSAINNITYNLLTEEEKARQAAEENSSYKEKAWYKNLMHKLTRTQPMESEEEIVLHHDYDGIRELDNNLPPWWVYLFYACIIFSVVYLVRFEIMGGDNQEMELQKELAQAKIEVEEYMKTAPDLMDEKTVTLLTDPAELEIGKTIFTNNCAACHRADAGGQIGPNLTDEQWILGGGVKNLFHTITNGGRDGKGMIAWKGTLKPKEIQKVASYILSLKGSNPADAKAPEGEVWVEEAAATEAK; via the coding sequence ATGAAAAAATTATTTCCAGTCTATGTACGAGTACCAGCGATTTTCTTTATCATTTTTGGTGCAATGGAATATTTTATTGATTCTGGCGATAGAGCTGCATTTATAAAATATCCTATGGTTGCTGTTTTTCTAGCCGTTTTCTTGTTTCTTTTGGTTGCCATCGAAATAACAGTGAGCGCTATTAACAACATCACCTACAACCTGCTAACTGAAGAAGAAAAAGCAAGACAAGCAGCGGAAGAAAATAGTAGCTATAAAGAAAAAGCCTGGTATAAAAACCTGATGCACAAACTAACCCGCACCCAACCAATGGAAAGCGAAGAAGAAATAGTTTTGCATCATGATTATGATGGTATCAGAGAGTTAGACAACAATTTGCCACCGTGGTGGGTGTACTTGTTTTATGCCTGTATTATTTTCTCAGTTGTCTATTTGGTTCGATTCGAAATCATGGGAGGTGACAACCAAGAAATGGAATTGCAAAAGGAATTGGCTCAAGCCAAAATTGAGGTAGAAGAATACATGAAAACCGCTCCCGATTTAATGGACGAGAAAACAGTAACCCTATTAACTGATCCAGCCGAATTAGAAATAGGAAAAACTATTTTTACGAATAACTGCGCTGCTTGTCATAGAGCTGATGCTGGTGGACAAATTGGTCCAAACTTAACTGATGAGCAATGGATTCTAGGTGGTGGAGTTAAAAATTTATTCCACACCATCACTAACGGTGGGCGTGACGGTAAAGGAATGATTGCCTGGAAAGGAACTTTGAAACCAAAAGAAATCCAAAAAGTAGCGAGTTATATTCTCTCTCTTAAAGGCAGTAATCCAGCTGATGCCAAAGCTCCTGAAGGAGAAGTTTGGGTTGAAGAAGCAGCTGCTACAGAGGCAAAATAA
- a CDS encoding CcoQ/FixQ family Cbb3-type cytochrome c oxidase assembly chaperone, protein MFEQIKHNMETIAGVSIYPILSLLIFFSFFVGLTLWVVSYKKEKINELSNIPLNDNIID, encoded by the coding sequence ATGTTCGAACAAATAAAACACAATATGGAAACGATTGCTGGGGTATCCATTTATCCTATTTTATCGTTGTTGATTTTCTTTTCTTTTTTTGTTGGACTTACCCTTTGGGTGGTTTCTTATAAAAAAGAAAAAATCAATGAGTTGAGTAATATTCCATTGAATGACAATATAATTGACTAA
- the ccoN gene encoding cytochrome-c oxidase, cbb3-type subunit I: MEMQQFYYDNKIVKKFIYATIVFGVVGMAVGLLLATLFLFPNLTDGVSWLSFGRLRPLHTNAVIFAFIGNAMFAGIYYSLQRLLKTRMYSDFLSNLNFWGWQLIILAAAISLPLGYSTSKEYAELEWPIDVAIALIWVVFGINMIGTILKRRERHLYVAIWFYLATFVTVAVLHIFNSLALPVSTMKSYSVYAGVQDALVQWWYGHNAVAFFLTTPFLGLMYYFIPKAANRPVYSYRLSIVHFWSLIFLYIWAGPHHLLYSALPNWAQNLGVVFSVMLIAPSWGGMINGLLTLRGAWDKVRTEPVLKFFVVAITGYGMATFEGPMLSLKNVNAIAHFTDWIIAHVHVGALAWNGFMAFGLIYWLVPRMSKGGLHSLKLANVHFWMGTLGIILYALPMYVAGFLQASMWKQFNPDGTLTYGNFLETVTQIIPMYWMRAIGGTMYIIGMFVMVYNIYKTVRANDTIEDELAEAPELQRISNGRLKGEKFHTWLERKPVQLTILATVAILIGGVIQIVPTIMVKSNIPTITSVKPYSPLELEGRDLYIREGCVGCHSQMVRPFRSEVERYGPQSKAGEFVYDHPFLWGSKRTGPDLLRVGGKYNDNWHFNHMWNPQSTSSGSIMPGYKWLFDNKALDITDIEGKMKVMQDLGVPYSDAEVANAKVTLKKQSQQIEENLKADPDFVKSYEESRKRATAKGETFIPMQDREIVALIAYIQRLGTDIKVKK, encoded by the coding sequence ATGGAAATGCAACAGTTTTATTACGACAACAAAATTGTTAAAAAATTCATCTACGCCACCATTGTTTTTGGAGTGGTCGGGATGGCTGTGGGGCTCTTATTGGCCACACTATTTTTATTCCCCAACCTTACCGATGGTGTTTCCTGGTTGAGTTTTGGGCGTTTACGTCCTTTACATACCAATGCGGTAATTTTTGCCTTTATAGGTAACGCCATGTTCGCCGGAATTTACTATTCATTACAGCGTTTGCTTAAAACCAGAATGTACAGTGATTTTTTAAGTAATCTAAACTTTTGGGGCTGGCAATTGATTATTCTTGCTGCCGCTATTTCTCTTCCTTTAGGGTATAGTACTTCAAAAGAATATGCCGAATTAGAATGGCCAATTGATGTGGCCATCGCTTTGATTTGGGTAGTTTTTGGTATCAATATGATTGGGACGATTTTAAAACGTAGAGAACGACATTTATATGTGGCTATTTGGTTTTACCTCGCGACTTTTGTGACCGTTGCGGTTTTGCATATTTTCAATAGTTTGGCTTTGCCTGTTTCTACGATGAAAAGTTATTCTGTTTACGCAGGAGTGCAAGATGCGTTGGTACAATGGTGGTACGGTCATAATGCCGTTGCTTTTTTCTTGACAACACCATTTTTAGGATTAATGTATTATTTTATTCCTAAGGCGGCAAATCGTCCTGTGTATTCTTATCGATTGTCTATCGTTCACTTTTGGTCTTTAATCTTTTTATACATCTGGGCAGGACCGCACCATTTATTGTATTCTGCTTTGCCTAACTGGGCTCAGAATCTAGGGGTTGTATTTTCAGTAATGTTGATTGCACCTTCTTGGGGTGGTATGATTAATGGATTGTTGACTTTGCGTGGTGCTTGGGATAAAGTACGTACAGAGCCGGTATTGAAATTCTTTGTAGTAGCCATCACGGGTTACGGAATGGCAACTTTTGAAGGACCAATGTTGTCTCTTAAAAACGTCAATGCTATTGCCCACTTTACCGATTGGATTATTGCTCACGTACACGTAGGAGCTTTGGCTTGGAACGGATTTATGGCTTTTGGATTAATCTATTGGTTGGTTCCTCGTATGTCAAAAGGGGGGCTACACTCTTTAAAATTGGCAAATGTCCATTTTTGGATGGGTACTTTAGGGATTATTTTATATGCTTTACCCATGTATGTTGCAGGATTCTTACAGGCGTCTATGTGGAAACAATTTAATCCTGACGGAACTTTAACGTATGGTAACTTCCTTGAAACAGTAACCCAAATTATTCCAATGTATTGGATGCGTGCCATTGGGGGAACTATGTACATAATCGGGATGTTTGTGATGGTTTATAATATTTACAAAACCGTACGTGCTAATGATACCATCGAAGATGAATTAGCCGAAGCACCAGAGTTACAACGCATTAGTAATGGTCGTTTGAAAGGCGAAAAATTCCATACTTGGTTAGAAAGAAAACCAGTACAATTGACCATTTTAGCTACAGTAGCGATTTTGATTGGTGGTGTTATCCAAATTGTACCAACGATTATGGTGAAATCAAATATACCAACAATTACTAGTGTGAAACCTTATTCTCCACTTGAGTTAGAAGGTAGAGATTTATACATACGTGAAGGTTGTGTGGGCTGTCACTCTCAAATGGTAAGACCTTTCCGTTCAGAAGTTGAGCGTTATGGTCCGCAATCTAAAGCAGGAGAATTTGTTTATGATCATCCGTTCTTATGGGGGTCAAAACGTACGGGTCCTGATTTGTTAAGAGTAGGAGGTAAGTACAATGACAACTGGCACTTTAATCATATGTGGAATCCTCAAAGTACGTCTTCAGGTTCTATTATGCCGGGCTACAAATGGTTGTTTGACAACAAAGCCCTTGATATTACTGATATTGAAGGAAAGATGAAAGTAATGCAAGATTTAGGAGTGCCTTATTCTGATGCAGAAGTTGCCAATGCTAAAGTAACGCTTAAAAAGCAATCACAACAAATAGAAGAGAACCTAAAAGCCGACCCTGATTTTGTAAAAAGCTATGAAGAAAGTAGAAAACGAGCGACAGCCAAAGGGGAAACATTTATCCCAATGCAAGACCGTGAAATCGTAGCCTTAATTGCATACATCCAGCGTTTAGGTACAGATATTAAAGTGAAAAAGTAA
- the ccoS gene encoding cbb3-type cytochrome oxidase assembly protein CcoS: MSVIYLLIAISIVVAICFFIAFVMAVKTGQYDDDYTPSVRMLFDDELKKSEARSQRSECSKSKAKVS; encoded by the coding sequence ATGAGTGTTATTTATTTATTAATAGCTATTAGTATAGTAGTGGCAATATGTTTTTTTATTGCATTTGTCATGGCCGTCAAAACCGGTCAATATGATGATGACTATACTCCTTCAGTACGGATGCTTTTTGACGACGAATTAAAGAAGTCAGAGGCTAGAAGCCAGAGGTCAGAGTGTTCAAAATCTAAAGCTAAAGTTTCGTAG